In Solanum pennellii chromosome 7, SPENNV200, the following are encoded in one genomic region:
- the LOC107024091 gene encoding uncharacterized protein LOC107024091, translated as MQGVLKVHQLARVLRRSSSPILFNSVSRVLSPEDIQSSSQWRGYFNSGTIYGNYMKKECNLQGNVCRCQKCSVMLRASFSTEAGTVESSVTESVKELCDKILKSVVDQRSAPPNAWLWSLIQSCANRQDANLLFDILQRLRIFRLSNLRIHENFNCALCQEITKACVRVGAIDLGKKVLWKHSVYGLTPNIGSAHHLLLFAKQHNNVKLLVEIMNLVKKNDLILQPGTADIVFSICSQTDNWDLMCKYGKRFVKAGVKLRKTSFDTWMEFSSKIGDVDALWKIEKIRSEIMKEHTLGSGLSCAKGFLIDHKPEDAAAVIHLLNQTVPDSRKQKFMAELQKLVAGWPLEVIKRQKDERRKELAATLQHDIPAMLSALSNMGLKLNVDVEDLTRREGILS; from the exons ATGCAAGGGGTTTTGAAGGTTCACCAACTTGCTAGGGTTTTGAGACGCTCGTCCTCTCCGATTTTGTTCAACTCAGTGTCGCGTGTTTTATCTCCTGAAGATATTCAATCTTCTTCTCAATGGCGTGGTTACTTTAACTCTG GTACGATTTATggaaattatatgaaaaaagaaTGCAATCTTCAGGGAAATGTATGTCGGTGTCAGAAATGCTCTGTGATGCTCAGGGCATCATTTTCTACGGAAGCAGGGACAGTTGAAAGTAGCGTTACAG AATCTGTGAAGGAATTGTGTGACAAGATACTGAAGTCTGTCGTGGATCAAAGAAGTGCTCCGCCCAATGCCTGGTTGTGGTCCCTAATACAAAGTTGTGCGAACCGTCAAGATGCTAATCTCTTATTCGACATATTGCAGAGACTTCGGAtattt AGACTTTCTAATCTCCGTATCCATGAAAATTTCAACTGTGCTCTCTGCCAGGAAATTACTAAGGCATGCGTACGTGTTGGTGCCATTGATTTGG GTAAGAAGGTGTTGTGGAAGCATAGTGTATATGGACTGACTCCTAACATTGGATCTGCGCACCATTTACTG TTATTTGCTAAACAGCATAATAATGTTAAACTCTTGGTAGAAATTATGAATCTGGTGAAGAAAAATGACTTGATCCTGCAGCCTGGAACTGCAGATATAGTCTTCAG CATTTGCTCCCAAACTGATAATTGGGATTTGATGTGCAAGTATGGTAAAAGATTTGTCAAGGCAGGAGTGAAGCTCCGGAAGACTTCCTTCGACACTTGGATGGAGTTTTCCTCAAAAATAG GAGATGTGGATGCTTTGTGGAAAATTGAGAAGATTCGATCAGAAATCATGAAGGAACATACTCTTGGAAGTGGACTTTCATGTGCTAAG GGTTTCCTAATTGACCACAAACCTGAAGATGCTGCTGCCGTCATTCATTTACTCAATCAG ACTGTACCTGATTCGAGAAAGCAAAAGTTCATGGCTGAACTTCAAAAGCTAGTTGCGGGCTGGCCTTTGGAGGTGATAAAGCGACAAAAGGATGAGAGGAGGAAG GAGTTGGCTGCAACACTACAACATGATATTCCTGCCATGCTCAGTGCCTTGTCAAATATGGGCTTGAAGTTGAACGTAGATGTGGAAGATCTGACAAGAAGAGAAGGCATCTTATCttga